GGCGGCGACGGAGGAGGCGCTCCTCGGCGATCAGCCCGAGCGGGTCGCGGACCGCCTCGGTCGGGGCGTCGAAGCCGGGCAGGCTCGGGCTCGCGCCCACCGGCGGCGCGCCCTTGGCCACGTCCGGGAGCGGCTCGGGGAAGACCTCGCGCAGCCGCGCGTCGGCCGCGTCGGCCTCCGCGTCTCCGCCCAGCGGGGTCAGGATGCCCAGGCCCTGGTCGCGCAGGAGGTTGATGTGAGCGCCCCGGCACCGCGCCTCGACCACGCACTCCCGGCACCGCAGCGACTTGGCGCGGTAGCCGCTCCGCACGTGCAGCCGCGCGACCTCGTCCACCTGCAGCCGGCCGCTCTCCGCGCCGAAGAGCGAGCGCTCGAGGACGGCGGTCGGCTCGCGGTACCGCATGCCGGGGGCCAGGCAGACGGGCAGGCCGCTGACCTCGAGGGGCGCGACCGTGGCCTCGGCGAGGGCGGCGAAGAACCGACGGGGGAAGCGCAGATCCTGCTCGCGCGCGTCGCGCAGCAGCTCGTGGCTGGGCTGGTGCAGCCGGACGCGATCCGCGTGCCGCGCGAGGAGCGCCGCGTTCGCGAGCAGCCACGGCGCGACGTCCGCGCTCAGCTGGACCTCGACCGTGTGGGGGCAGCCCTCCGGCACGTCCGCGATCCAGCGCTCGAGCTGCTCCGTGGTGACGGCGATCAGCTCCAGGGGCGTCTCGGCGGGCAGGTCCTCGAGCGAGATCGCCGAGACGCTGCGCACCCGCAGCGGGGCCGGGATCTCCTCGAGCGCGCGGAGCAGCCCGGCGCGATCCTCGACCTGCACGCCGACCCGGGTGCAGCCGAAGGGGAGCTGGCCGTCCGGCAGCGCGACCGGCGCTTCGGGCAGCTCGCCGATGTCCCAGACCTCGAAGCGCGCCTCCTTCTGGCGGGTGACGGTCTCGTCCAGGGTCGTGCACATGGGCGCGATGAAGCAGTGCTGACAGCGCTCGGGATCGCGGCAGTCGAAGGGCGCGCCGTGATCGAGGTAGCGCTGCACCATGAACCGGCGCCCGTTGATCTCGTCCAGCATCTTGTGCGGATCCTGGATGAGGTCCTCGAGACCCTCGAGGTAGGGCACGGGGAAGCGGTTGGTCCAGACCGTGACCCGCGGGTGGCGGGCGAGCCGGAAGACCTTGTGGAGCACGCCGAGGTGCTCCTTCGGGTCGTAGAAGAGCTCGTCGCGGTTGTCGAAGGCGGACGCCTGCGGGATCACGTGCAGCAGATCGAACTCGCGGACGCCGAGCGCCATCGAGAGCTCCACGATCTTGTCGAGCACGCCGACGTTCTGCTTATTGATGCAGACATCGACGTTGACGATGGGCCGGCCGTCCGCGATGGAA
The Sandaracinaceae bacterium genome window above contains:
- a CDS encoding radical SAM protein, yielding MLRREAIANETKHWVRAVTACNSRCLFCLDSDTPRGVFLSVEDVRADLRLGRERGATRVVISGGEASLHPEFMAFVAYAKELGYRKVQTVTNGYFFGEPAFLEQALDAGLGEITYSLHGHTAALHDRLTGTPGAFRRITRAIVNSIADGRPIVNVDVCINKQNVGVLDKIVELSMALGVREFDLLHVIPQASAFDNRDELFYDPKEHLGVLHKVFRLARHPRVTVWTNRFPVPYLEGLEDLIQDPHKMLDEINGRRFMVQRYLDHGAPFDCRDPERCQHCFIAPMCTTLDETVTRQKEARFEVWDIGELPEAPVALPDGQLPFGCTRVGVQVEDRAGLLRALEEIPAPLRVRSVSAISLEDLPAETPLELIAVTTEQLERWIADVPEGCPHTVEVQLSADVAPWLLANAALLARHADRVRLHQPSHELLRDAREQDLRFPRRFFAALAEATVAPLEVSGLPVCLAPGMRYREPTAVLERSLFGAESGRLQVDEVARLHVRSGYRAKSLRCRECVVEARCRGAHINLLRDQGLGILTPLGGDAEADAADARLREVFPEPLPDVAKGAPPVGASPSLPGFDAPTEAVRDPLGLIAEERLLRRRRAGAGSTT